TGTGAAAGGACAAATGACACTTCACGGTGAAACGAAAGAGATCAGTGCAACAGGAAACATTACAGTAAAAGGTGGAAGTATCACTGCAGCAAAATCGGAATTCAGTTTAATGCTTGCAGATTATAAGATCGAAGTTCCATCAGTAGTAAAAGACAAAGTATCAAAAGAAGCAAAGATCACTGTTGATCTAAGTTTCCAGCCGATGGCTGCTAAATAAAGACAGGGTTTACAAATTAGGTGTTCATGTGGTTTGACCCGCTCGGCAGAAATGTTGGGCGGGTTTTTTATGTCGATTAAAGTGTGACCCCGGCTTAGACGCCTGAACAAATTATATTGCAAGAAATTAAAATAACTTCCCAATTAACCTATCAACCGAATAAACATCCACCGAAAAAGGAATTGCCCACAACATCAGAACAAAAATAAAACGCGGGAAGTAGTGTTGCATGTCCCACATAGCTTTGATGGAGGAGAATGAAATTGCTACGAACAGGAGATCAACAGAGAGGATGGCGAGGGTTGGGAATTTCAGGAGGCCTATGAACAGGAATAAGCCGCCGATGAGTTCTGCGTAGGATGAGATGGTGATCAGTGGCTTTAGTAAGGACTTGGGCCAGATGGTAGGATTCATCGGATCGTCGAAGGTGCGGACGACGTTGGAAATTTTTATGCGGAAAATTTTGTCGTAACCCTGAAAGAAAAAAAGCGAGCCTGTGACCAGTCTCAGCATTAAGGTTACAATGTCAAGGTTTTCCATTTATAAATTGATTTAGTCAAAGCTACAAAAAAAGATTTATCTAAATCCCGCTCAATTAACTTTTCAATGACTGCAACAAGAATGTGGCTGATAATTGATGCCCCTGAAGATCAACCAGACGCCCATTACAAGTGCAATGTATGGAATAGCCTGACGCACGTACCTCTGAAATTTAAAATTCAACACTTGCCCGGTTAAAGTCAGGAATAACATCATCGGAACTGTTCCCAAACCAAACAGCGCCATATAGCCGGCGCTCCCTCCTACGCTGCCCATTGCCAACGATGCTCCTAAGGCAAGATAAACAAAACCGCATGGAAGAATTCCGTTTGCAAGTCCGATTCCCAGTGATGAATAT
This sequence is a window from Bacteroidota bacterium. Protein-coding genes within it:
- a CDS encoding DoxX family protein, with amino-acid sequence MENLDIVTLMLRLVTGSLFFFQGYDKIFRIKISNVVRTFDDPMNPTIWPKSLLKPLITISSYAELIGGLFLFIGLLKFPTLAILSVDLLFVAISFSSIKAMWDMQHYFPRFIFVLMLWAIPFSVDVYSVDRLIGKLF